One part of the Schistocerca cancellata isolate TAMUIC-IGC-003103 chromosome 12, iqSchCanc2.1, whole genome shotgun sequence genome encodes these proteins:
- the LOC126109672 gene encoding migration and invasion enhancer 1 yields MGDVNVEVEYCGGCGYLPKFQELSDKIRESVPSANVTGKEGRTGSFEVSVNGQLIYSKLRTMAFPDFQNVTDIVNDAAAGREIKSVDKQQPINCIIL; encoded by the exons ATGGGGGACGTAAACGTGGAAGTGGAATACTG tggtggatgtggatatCTCCCAAAATTCCAAGAGTTATCGGATAAGATTCGTGAATCTGTACCATCAGCGAACGTAACAGGAAAGGAGGGACGAACAG GTTCATTTGAGGTTTCTGTAAATGGACAGCTCATCTACTCAAAGCTGCGAACCATGGCATTTCCTGATTTTCAGAATGTAACAGACATTGTGAATGATGCAGCAGCTGGTAGAGAAATAAAGTCTGTTGACAAACAGCAGCCTATAAACTGCATTATTTTGTAA
- the LOC126109671 gene encoding protein NATD1 yields MLRRSARILARTVKPNASTTAIMQFSTDALEVSHDKSVKEFFITLGKERAVLQYDEDACGVVDLLHTEVPSIFQGKGVGRILAKAAFDYVHNNELKMKLTCEYLQKAIDSFPEYKKIVVN; encoded by the exons ATGCTTCGACGCTCTGCAAGGATTTTGGCAAGAACTGTTAAACCAAATGCGAGTACAACTGCAATAATGCAATTTTCCACAGACGCTCTTGAAGTTAGTCACGACAAGAGCGTCAAGGAATTCTTTATTACTTTGGGCAAAG AAAGAGCAGTCCTGCAATACGATGAGGATGCTTGCGGTGTTGTCGACTTACTACATACTGAAGTCCCATCAATCTTCCAAGGAAAGGGTGTTGGGAGGATACTAGCTAAG GCTGCCTTTGATTATGTACACAACAACGAACTCAAAATGAAGCTGACATGTGAATATTTACAGAAGGCCATTGACAGCTTTCCAGAATACAAGAAAATAGTTGTGAATTAG